From Mycobacteriales bacterium, one genomic window encodes:
- a CDS encoding alkaline phosphatase family protein, which yields MTSMSRRELIAAITAAGAAAALGLPERATASTGGATVGAGPSARAAKAAARRAARTAPHGSDLGAVEHVIYLMLENRSYDHYFGAYPRGRGFDDHPKHSLGAFAQDYPAGTDLSPKGKLLPFHLTAGADGDCTHDLTHNWGPQHLCWNDGKMDSYVRTHTSKQWEGVPDGAMTMGYYTRREIPLYWALADEFTLCDAYHASILGPTHPNRLMANTGTIDPAGTHGGPVTDTNPDPAVLWTCTWPTVQEVLEDAGISWKVYHPSFVGATGKYASLVQYPIWDPVLYDPTVNPVVMLATDTVLPYFKAFENPLSMLHQKAFNPTFPADFMADVAKDQLPSVSWLMAPLGFDDHPSANPERGQWFVQQIIDILASNPTVWSKTVLFLMYDENDGWFDHVAPPTAPEGTAGEWLTAPKISSQTLGIRGPLGLGVRLPCLVISPFSRGGHIATEVFDHTSQLQFLHQRFGIEVPNVSKWRRNTVGDLTSTLFRTPHDATLPRLPQIALTPFELTGGCSEVGEESELGGVGPTLATKQRMPTQRGVTVPASRFFAASHTTTDRVPLRSGRRTATTKSAYNHLSHAGTPADRH from the coding sequence ATGACCTCCATGTCCCGGCGCGAGCTGATCGCCGCGATCACCGCCGCCGGCGCTGCGGCCGCACTCGGACTGCCGGAGCGCGCCACCGCCTCCACCGGCGGGGCCACCGTCGGCGCCGGCCCGTCTGCCCGAGCGGCAAAGGCGGCGGCCCGGCGAGCCGCTCGGACCGCTCCGCACGGCTCGGACCTCGGCGCGGTCGAGCACGTGATCTACCTGATGCTGGAGAATCGGTCCTACGACCACTACTTCGGCGCCTACCCGAGAGGTCGCGGCTTCGACGACCACCCGAAGCACTCGCTCGGAGCGTTCGCCCAGGACTATCCCGCCGGGACTGACCTCTCCCCCAAGGGAAAGCTGCTTCCGTTCCACCTGACCGCGGGCGCCGACGGGGACTGCACCCACGACCTCACCCACAACTGGGGTCCGCAGCACCTGTGCTGGAACGACGGAAAGATGGACTCCTACGTCAGGACCCACACCAGCAAGCAGTGGGAAGGCGTACCCGACGGCGCGATGACCATGGGCTACTACACCCGCCGGGAGATCCCGCTCTACTGGGCACTGGCCGACGAGTTCACCCTCTGCGACGCCTACCACGCCTCGATCCTCGGGCCGACCCACCCGAACCGGCTCATGGCGAACACCGGCACGATCGACCCGGCCGGCACCCACGGGGGGCCGGTCACGGACACCAACCCGGATCCGGCGGTGCTGTGGACCTGCACCTGGCCGACGGTGCAGGAGGTGCTCGAGGACGCCGGGATCTCGTGGAAGGTCTACCACCCGTCGTTCGTGGGGGCGACCGGAAAGTACGCGAGCCTCGTGCAGTACCCGATCTGGGACCCGGTCCTCTACGACCCGACGGTCAATCCCGTCGTGATGCTCGCGACGGACACCGTCCTGCCGTACTTCAAGGCCTTCGAGAACCCGCTGTCGATGCTGCACCAGAAGGCGTTCAACCCGACGTTCCCGGCCGACTTCATGGCAGATGTGGCGAAGGACCAGCTCCCGAGCGTGTCGTGGCTGATGGCACCGCTCGGCTTCGACGACCACCCGTCGGCCAACCCGGAGCGAGGGCAGTGGTTCGTCCAGCAGATCATCGACATCCTCGCGTCGAACCCGACGGTGTGGTCGAAGACGGTGCTGTTCTTGATGTACGACGAGAACGACGGCTGGTTCGACCACGTCGCCCCGCCCACCGCACCCGAGGGGACGGCGGGCGAGTGGCTGACGGCACCGAAGATCAGCTCGCAGACCCTCGGCATCCGGGGCCCGCTCGGCCTCGGCGTACGGCTGCCGTGCCTGGTCATCTCGCCGTTCAGCCGCGGCGGCCACATCGCGACCGAGGTGTTCGACCACACGTCCCAGCTGCAGTTCCTGCACCAGCGCTTCGGCATCGAGGTACCGAACGTCTCGAAGTGGCGCCGCAACACCGTGGGCGACCTCACCTCAACGCTGTTCCGCACCCCGCACGACGCGACGCTTCCGCGGCTCCCGCAGATCGCCCTGACGCCGTTCGAGCTGACCGGCGGGTGCTCTGAAGTCGGCGAGGAGTCCGAGCTCGGCGGTGTCGGACCGACGCTCGCCACCAAGCAGCGGATGCCGACGCAGCGCGGGGTGACGGTGCCGGCCAGCCGGTTCTTCGCCGCCTCGCACACCACCACGGACCGGGTCCCGCTGCGCAGCGGGCGTCGCACCGCCACGACGAAGTCGGCGTACAACCACCTGTCCCACGCCGGCACGCCTGCCGATCGGCACTGA
- a CDS encoding alkaline phosphatase family protein, with protein sequence MANGGVSRREILAAISAVGAAAAFGLPERVAAATPATPLARTVRRAAATKARGSDLGAIEHVVFLMMENRSYDHYFGAYPKGRGFDDHPAHSLGVFAQDYPAGGELSPRRKLLPFHLDAHAGMECTDDLTHAWGAQHLCWNNGAMDSWVRTHTSKQYEGSPDGAMTMGYYTRRDIPFYWSIADEFTLGDGYHASILGPTHPNRLMANSGTIDPAGTQGGPITYSTDNPNAMWTCSWTTVQELLEDAGVSWKIYHPSDEGPVGSQFQQFGVWDSRLYDPTSNPLVLAVGDHILPYFHQYKDPSSTLYSKAFGPTYPDGLIQDIQAGTLPSVSWIIPPIGWDEHPSSSPDRGAFVTNLVLNALMADADTWSKTVLFLMYDENDGWFDHVPPPTPPANTAGEYLTAATLDSSTLGIRGPLGLGVRVPLLVMSPFSRGGHVVSQVFDHTSQLLLLEDLFGIKVDNISAWRRSTVSSLADALFAGTPDLSMPALASVPDPQVISSGACSELNQDAETGGAVASLPTRQRMPTQQGTTAPATRYFPAAATKRARVPARSGKSTATMKSRANALAHGDRSVLETD encoded by the coding sequence ATGGCCAACGGGGGCGTGTCGCGCCGCGAGATCCTCGCGGCGATCTCGGCGGTGGGCGCCGCCGCGGCGTTCGGGCTCCCCGAACGCGTCGCGGCCGCGACACCGGCGACTCCACTCGCCCGGACCGTTCGCCGCGCGGCGGCCACCAAGGCGAGGGGGTCGGACCTCGGCGCGATCGAGCACGTCGTGTTCTTGATGATGGAGAACCGGTCCTACGACCACTACTTCGGCGCCTACCCGAAGGGGCGCGGCTTCGACGACCACCCGGCGCACTCGCTCGGCGTGTTCGCCCAGGACTATCCAGCCGGCGGTGAGCTGTCCCCACGCCGGAAGCTGTTGCCGTTCCACCTCGACGCCCATGCCGGGATGGAGTGCACCGACGACCTCACCCACGCCTGGGGCGCGCAGCACCTGTGCTGGAACAACGGCGCGATGGACAGCTGGGTCCGCACTCACACCAGCAAGCAGTACGAAGGCAGCCCCGACGGCGCGATGACCATGGGCTACTACACCCGCCGTGACATCCCGTTCTACTGGTCCATCGCCGACGAGTTCACCCTCGGCGACGGCTACCACGCCTCGATCCTGGGACCGACTCACCCGAACCGGCTGATGGCCAACAGCGGAACGATCGACCCGGCCGGAACCCAGGGCGGTCCGATCACCTACAGCACCGACAACCCGAACGCCATGTGGACCTGCAGCTGGACGACAGTGCAGGAGCTGCTCGAGGACGCCGGGGTGTCGTGGAAGATCTACCACCCCTCCGACGAGGGCCCGGTCGGCTCGCAGTTCCAGCAGTTCGGCGTGTGGGACAGCCGCCTCTACGACCCGACGTCGAACCCGTTGGTCCTCGCGGTCGGCGACCACATCCTGCCGTACTTCCACCAGTACAAGGACCCGAGCTCGACGCTGTACAGCAAGGCGTTCGGGCCGACCTACCCGGACGGGCTGATCCAGGACATCCAAGCGGGCACGCTGCCCAGCGTCTCCTGGATCATCCCCCCGATCGGCTGGGACGAGCACCCGTCCTCCTCGCCCGACCGTGGCGCGTTCGTCACCAACCTCGTCCTCAACGCACTCATGGCCGACGCGGACACCTGGTCCAAGACGGTGCTGTTCCTCATGTACGACGAGAACGACGGGTGGTTCGACCACGTACCACCGCCGACGCCACCGGCCAACACCGCCGGCGAGTACCTCACCGCGGCCACCCTCGACAGCTCGACTCTGGGTATCCGCGGACCGCTCGGCCTCGGCGTACGCGTCCCGCTGCTGGTGATGTCGCCGTTCAGCCGCGGCGGGCACGTCGTCTCCCAGGTGTTCGACCACACCTCGCAGCTGCTGCTGCTCGAAGACCTGTTCGGCATCAAGGTCGACAACATCTCCGCGTGGCGCCGAAGCACCGTCTCCAGCCTCGCGGACGCGCTGTTCGCCGGGACACCGGACCTGTCGATGCCGGCGCTCGCCTCGGTCCCCGACCCGCAGGTGATCAGCAGCGGGGCGTGCTCGGAGCTCAACCAGGACGCCGAGACCGGCGGCGCGGTCGCCTCGCTGCCGACCCGGCAGCGGATGCCCACCCAGCAGGGAACGACGGCGCCCGCCACACGGTATTTCCCGGCGGCTGCAACCAAGCGTGCTCGAGTTCCGGCGCGCAGCGGTAAGTCGACCGCGACCATGAAGTCGCGCGCCAACGCGCTGGCCCACGGCGACCGGTCCGTGCTGGAGACCGACTAG
- the glyA gene encoding serine hydroxymethyltransferase: protein MSDPQGFAAQPIPTLPALRAEDPDIASLIDAEEVRQRAKIRLIASENYVSRGVLEATGTVLTNKYSEGYPGKRYYEGQQVIDQIETLAVERAKSLFGVDHANVQPYSGSPANLAVYLAFLSPGDKVMGMSLPAGGHLTHGWGVSATGKWFTPVRYGVRPDTGRVDLDEVRDLALAERPKVIFCGGTAIPRTIDFAGFASIAAEVDAVLVADIAHIAGLVAGGAHPSPVGHASVISTTTHKTLRGPRGAMLMCNAEHASAIDKAVFPGLQGGPHNHTTAAIAVALREAAQPSFREYAAQIVANASALAGALLERGFNLVSGGTDNHLILVDLTPKGVGGKPVAQALDRAGLVTNYNAIPDDPRPPFDPSGLRIGTAAVTTRGMGAAEMTAIAGWMDRVATAVASDDESDIEQVAKEVKELTAGFPVPA from the coding sequence ATGTCCGACCCGCAGGGGTTTGCAGCCCAGCCGATTCCGACCCTTCCCGCGCTGCGCGCCGAGGATCCCGACATCGCGTCGTTGATCGACGCCGAGGAGGTCCGGCAGCGCGCGAAGATCCGGCTCATCGCCTCGGAGAACTACGTCTCGCGAGGCGTGCTCGAAGCCACCGGCACGGTGCTCACGAACAAGTACTCGGAGGGCTATCCGGGCAAGCGGTACTACGAGGGCCAGCAGGTCATCGACCAGATCGAGACGCTGGCGGTCGAGCGCGCCAAGTCGCTGTTCGGCGTCGACCACGCCAACGTGCAGCCGTACTCCGGCTCGCCCGCGAACCTGGCCGTCTACCTCGCCTTCCTGTCGCCCGGCGACAAGGTGATGGGCATGTCGCTGCCGGCTGGCGGGCACCTGACCCACGGCTGGGGCGTCTCGGCGACCGGCAAGTGGTTCACCCCGGTGCGCTACGGCGTACGCCCTGACACCGGCCGGGTCGACCTCGACGAGGTGCGCGACCTCGCTCTCGCCGAGCGCCCGAAGGTGATCTTCTGCGGCGGCACGGCGATCCCCCGCACGATCGACTTCGCCGGCTTCGCCTCGATCGCGGCGGAGGTCGACGCGGTGCTGGTCGCGGACATCGCCCACATCGCGGGGCTCGTCGCCGGCGGGGCGCACCCCTCGCCAGTCGGGCACGCGTCGGTCATCTCGACCACGACGCACAAGACGTTGCGCGGCCCGCGCGGCGCAATGCTGATGTGCAACGCCGAGCACGCCTCGGCCATCGACAAGGCGGTGTTCCCCGGTCTGCAGGGCGGACCGCACAACCACACGACGGCGGCGATCGCGGTCGCGTTGCGCGAGGCGGCGCAGCCGTCGTTCCGCGAGTACGCCGCACAGATCGTCGCGAACGCCTCGGCGCTCGCCGGCGCCCTTCTCGAGCGCGGCTTCAACCTGGTCTCGGGGGGCACCGACAACCACCTCATCCTCGTCGACCTCACACCGAAGGGCGTCGGCGGCAAGCCGGTCGCGCAGGCGCTCGACCGAGCCGGCCTGGTCACCAACTACAACGCGATCCCCGACGACCCCCGCCCGCCGTTCGACCCGTCCGGGCTGCGGATCGGCACCGCCGCGGTCACGACGCGCGGGATGGGCGCCGCTGAGATGACGGCGATCGCCGGCTGGATGGACCGCGTCGCAACCGCGGTCGCCAGCGACGACGAGAGCGACATCGAGCAGGTCGCGAAAGAGGTCAAGGAGCTGACCGCAGGGTTCCCGGTCCCGGCCTGA